The Streptomyces sp. NBC_00162 sequence CATCGACGAACTGCGGCCCGTCCTCCAGGTCTCCCTGCACGCCACCGACCTCGGCGGCTCCTGGGTCCAGCTCACCCGGGACATTCCCGGCCTCGCCGAGCCCTTCGGCAAATCGGCCGCCGAGCTGCGCATCCCGGTGGAGAACGGGGCCTCGGATGCCGCCGGCTGGCCCTCCCCCGGGCCGGGGATCTTCGTGATCCCGCAGCCGGGGAGCGAGGACGCCGGTGCCTTCCATCCCGAGGACACCCGGCTCAGCACCTGGTACCACGCCCACCGGTACGACGGCACCACCGCGATCGTCGAAGTCCCCATGTGGGCCTCCGACCTGGTCGACGACCCGGCCCCGCACCCCGACCCGCGCGGCGCCCTGCGGATGCTGGCCGGACGGCTCGGCGAGGACACCGCCCGCGTGGCCGCCGTACGGGACGGGATCCGGTACGGCCCGCTGCCCTACGAGGACCCGGCCGCGGCGCCCCTGCTGCGCGCGGTGGACTGGACGCTCGCGCTGATCCCCCGGATCACCGCCGAGTGGACCGGCGACGGGGCTCCCGCCGAGGCCACCGCGGCGTACGTCGCCAGCATCGACGCCTTCGGGCGGCGTCTGTCGCTGCGCGCCGCCGCGATGCTGCTGCGGGTGCTGCGCACCCAGGGTCACGGGTCGGCGCCCGGGCTGGACCGGCTGGTCACGGGGTGGTGCGAAGACTTCGCGGCCCGCTTCCAGGCCCGCTGGGTCCCGGTGGCCACGCAGGTGGAACACCAGTCCCGGACCGTCCTGGCCGCGTACGAACGCCTCGTCGCGCCCTAGAAGGGGTCCACGGGCCAGGGCCGCGCCCAGCCCGTGGCCGCGAGCCTCCTCGGCGGCGAACAGCTGCGGCCCTGGCCGCCCGGCGAGATCCGGCGGCCGGGTTCAGCTCGAGGACAGCCGGAAGGTCATCTTCCCGAAACCGACCTGGTCGCCGTCCCGGACCACCGCGGAACCCGTCACGCGGTGCCCGTTGACCGTGGTCCCGTTCGTGGAGCCGAGGTCCTTGAGCACCCACACCCCGTCACGCAGGCTGAGTTCCGCGTGCGCCCGGGAGACGGTCTCGTGGCTGAGCCGCAGCCCGTTGCCCGGGTCGCGGCCGATCCGCAGGCCACCCGCGCTGGGGTGCGGCAGCAGCAGCTTGGGCAGCTTCTCGGCGGCCCAGGCGCGCCGGACTCCGACCGAGACGGCGGAGACCCGCCCCACCCAGCCGAACAGCCGACGGGTCCAAGGGCTTTCGGCACCCTCGCGCGCCTGGAGGTCGGCGGTGAGGACGGCGAGGTCCTCGGAGCGCCGCGCGACCAGGGCGAGTTCCATCCGGCGCAGGAACGTGTCGTGGGACAGCTTGCCGAGGGCAGCGCCCTCCCTGAGCTGGCCCAGCGCCCGGTCGCGCTCGGCGTCCGAGAGCCGCGGCACGGGGTAGGCGGGGAACTCAAAACTCGACGTCACAGGGTGATTGTCGGCCCGTCGGGGCCGGAGTGTCCAGAACACCCCCGCCGGGCCGGGAATGATGGGCAGGATACGCATGCTGAACAGCGCCGCAGACGAGGGGAACGTCCGTGCAGTTCGAGGTGTGGGCACCGCTGAAGGGTCATGTCGCCATGCGACTCGACGACGCGACGTACGAGATGGCACGCGATCCGGAGCGGGACGGCTGGTGGACCGCGCAGGCCCCGGCCGCCGACGGAAGCCGGTACGGATTCCTCCTGGACGGCGGATCCGTCCCGCGGCCGGACCCGCGCGGCCGGCGGCTGCCCGACGGACCCGACGGCCTGTCGGCGGTGGTCGACTTCGAGGCCCTGCGCGAGCCGGGAGCCCCGGCGCCGCGCACCCCGCTCCAGGACGCGGTCCTGTACGAGCTGCACATCGGCACCTTCACCCCCGAGGGCACCTTCGACGCCGCCGCCGCCCGCCTGGGCCACCTCACCGGCCTCGGCGTCACCCACGTGGAACTGATGCCCGTCTGTCCCTTCCCCGGCCGGCACGGCTGGGGGTACGACGGGGTCGCCCCCTGGGCGGTGCACGAGCCGTACGGCGGCCCGGCCGGGCTGGCCCGGTTCGTCGAGGCGGCCCACGCCGCCGGGCTGGGCGTGGTCCTGGACGTGGTCCACAACCACCTCGGCCCCTCCGGCAACCACCTGCCCGCCTACGGTCCGTACTTCACCGACACCCACCACACCCCCTGGGGCGCGGCGGTGAACCTGGACGCGCCCGGCTCCGACGAGGTGCGCGCGTACCTCCTGGGCAGCGCGCTGGCCTGGCTGCGGGACTACGGGATCGACGGGCTGCGGCTCGACGCCGTGCACGCGCTGGCCGACGGGCGGGCCCTGACCTTCCTGGAGGAACTGGCCGCCGCCGTGGACGAGCTGGCGGCCGAGACCGGCCGTCCGCTGTTCCTGATCGCCGAGTCCGACCGGTGCGACCCGCGCACCACCACCCCCCGCGCCGACCGCGGCCTGGGGCTCCACGCACAGTGGAACGACGACTTCCACCACGCCCTGCACTGCGCGCTGACCGGTGAATCCCAGGCGTACTACGCCGACTTCGCCCAGGCCCCGATGGCCGCGCTCGCCAAGACACTGACCCGCGCCTTCTTCCACGACGGCACCTGGTCCTCCTTCCGGGGCCGCACCCACGGCCGTCCGGTGGACCGCCGCCGGACCCCGGCCCACCGTTTCCTCGGCTACACCCAGACCCACGACCAGATCGGCAACCGGGCACTCGGCGACCGGCTCGCCGCCTCGCTCTCCCCCGGGCTGCTGGCCTGCGCCGCGACCGTGGCACTGACCGGTCCGTTCGTGCCGATGCTGTTCATGGGCGAGGAGTGGGGTGCGGGCACCCCGTGGCAGTACTTCACCGACCACCCCGACGCGGAGCTGGCCGAGGCCGTACGGACGGGCCGGCGGCGGGAGTTCGCGGCGCACGGCTGGAAGGCCGAAGAGATCCCCGACCCGCAGGACCCGGCCACCCGGGACCGCTCCTGCCTGGACTGGGCGGAGCCGGAGCAGCCGGGCCACGCCCGCCTGCTGGCCTGGTACCGCACCCTGGTCGCGCTGCGCCGCTCGCACCCGGACCTGCGCGACCCGGACCTGGCGGCGGTCCGGGTCGCCCATGACGAGGAGCGGCGCTGGCTCACCTTCCGGCGGGGCGACGTACGGGTGGCCGTGAACCTCTCCCCGGATCCGGTGACGATCGCGCTGGGGCGCAACGGGGTACGGGTGCTGGCCGCCTGGGAGCCGCTCGAACACCCGGGCCCGGACGGGCGGATCCATGTACCGGGTGAATCCGCCGTCGTGCTGGGACCGTGAACCCGTGAGCCCGTGAACCCGTGAGTCCTACTCGACGATCGCGAGCTCGCGCGGGGCGTTGTTGAGGCGGCTTCCGCCGTCCTCGGTGACGGTCACGATGTCCTCAATGCGGACGCCGAAGCGGCCGGGCAGGTAGACGCCCGGCTCCACGGAGAAGCACATGCCGGGGACCAGGGGCTGCTCCTCGCCCTCGACCATGTACGGCGGCTCGTGGGTGGTGACGCCGATGCCGTGGCCGGTGCGGTGGATGAAGCGGTCGCCGTAGCCGAACTCGGTGATCACCGCGCGGGCCGCCCGGTCCACCTCCTGGCAGGAGACCCCCGGCCGGACCGCGGCCACCCCGGCCTGCTGTGCCTCACGCACGACGTCGTGGACGCGCTGCTCCTCGGCGGTCGGCTCGCCCACGTGCACGGTGCGGGAGATGTCGGAGCCGTAGCCGTACCGCAGGCCGCCGAAGTCGAGGACGATCATGTCGCCGTGCTGGATGACCCGTTCGCCGGCCTCGTGGTGCGGGTTGGCCCCGTTGGGTCCGGAGCCGACGACGGTGAAGTCGACCTGGGAGTGGCCGTGTACGCGCAGCAGCGCGGCCAGGTCCTCGGCGACCTCGGTCTCCCGGCGGCCCGCGAAGGGGAGGTGGAGGATCTGCGCGTAGGCGGCGTCGGCGGCCTCGCCCGCCGCGGCCAGGCGCTCGAGCTCCCGCTCGTCCTTCACCGCGCGCAGCATGGGCAGCGAGTCGGTGAGCGGAACGTAGGAGGTGGTGGGCAACTCCCGCTGCAGTCCGAGGAGATGCAGGGCCCAGGTGTTGTCGCTCACCCCGAAGCGCCCGGCCGCGTCCAGCAGCGGGGCGGTGACCGCGTACGGGTTCTTCCCGTCGGTCCAGTCCCGCAGGGCCAGCGCGGCGGCGCCGGGGGCCTTGGCGGCGTCGGGCGCCTCCAGCGCGGGCACCACGAGCACCGGGTCCTGCCCGGCGGCCAGGACCAGCAGGGTGAGCCGCTCGGTCTCGGCGGTGGGGCGGTAGCCGGTGAGGTGGGTGAGGTCGGGCCCGGGGGCGATCAGCAGCCCGGCCAGTCCGGCGTCGGCGGCGGTCTGCGCGGCGGCCGCCATCCGGGCCGCGTAGTCCTCGGCCGTGAAGGGTGCGGGTTCATGGGTCATACGGGTGATCCTGCCGTGAGCCGCGCGGCGGGGGCAGTGGCCGCGCCGGTCCGGCTCCTCCTCGCCCCCCCGCCCGTCGCTGTGAGCGGGGCCACATCGGTCCGCGGCACGTCGGCCCGCCCCGGATAACGCGTCGCGGGAGCACCCCCCTGATCGGCTATGCTGTGCGTGCACGTCGAACGGGTGGTCCGCCACCCTTCGTGGTGGGTGTAGCTCAGTTGGTAGAGCACCTGGTTGTGGTCCAGGTGGCCGCGGGTTCAAGTCCCGTCACTCACCCTTTGGGTCCCGTGAGGGGTACGAGGTTTCCTCGTACCCCTCACGGGCGTTTCCGGGGTCGGCTAGGCCCGCAGGAAGGCCTCCACCTCGGTGGCGAAGGTCACCGGGGTCTCGTGCGGCGGGTAGTGGCCGGCGCCCGGGAGGATGCGGATCCGGCAGTTCGGGTACCAGGCCTGCCAGGTGGCGCGCATCACCTCGGCGGTCAGCGCGAGGTCGTACTCCCCGACCAGGACCAGCACCGGGACGGTGTTGCCCTTCACGGCGGAGGAAAGGTCGAGGGGCTGCCAGCTCTCCAGGTAGGCGGCGAAGGCCTCGGGCCGGGAGACGTCCAGGGAGTGCGCGACCATGCGGTCCACCCAGCGGCGGCTCGCCCGGTTCCCGGTGACGAGGTCGAGGATGATGCGCCGGCTCTCCGGGTCCTCGGCGGCGCCGTGGAAGAGGGTGTGGGTCGCGTCGTCCATCTCGTAGGGCGCGGCCGGCACGGGCGCGAGCCCGATCAGCTTCTCGATCCGCTCGGGGGCGCGGACGAGGACCTGCTGGACCGCCTTGCCGCCCATGGAGTGGCCGAGGAGGGAGAAGGTCTCCCAGCCGAGCTCGTCGGCGAGCGCGAGGACGTCGTCGGCGATCTCGGGGAGGTCGTACCGGCCGGGGACGTCCCGCCGCTCGCCGTAGCCGCGGTAGTCGAGGAAGGCGTACGAGAACCCCTCGGGGTCCAGGTAGTCCAGCACGGAGCCCCAATTGGCGGAGGTGCCGAACCAGTCGTGCAGCACGATGACGCGGACGGGCCCGGTGCCGATCCTGCGGTGGGCGATGGCCATGCGTTCTCCCTCGGTGACGGGGTGGAAGACAACCAGCGCCGTACGTTCTGCCCACCGGGCCTACCATCACACCGTGCAGCCGATATCGAGTCCCGAGCCGCTGGCCATGGGGGATTACTCGCGCCCCGACGGGGCGCGCCACCCCCATCACCCCCGGAGCTACGCGATCACCGACCCGGCGGAGATCGCCGAGGTGCGGGCCGTGCGCCCGTACAACCGGCACTCCGAGCACCCCACGGACCCCTATGACGGCGGGCCGGTCGATTGCATGTGCGGCGAGGACTGGAGCCCCGCTCGCTCCACGCCCGAGTCCGAGCGCCTGCTCGACCCGCTGTCCCCCGACGGGATCCCGGCCCGCCACCGCGCCCGGTGGGCCGCCGAGGCGCCCGAGGGGTTGCGGGAGTACGCCTGGGCTCTTGCCCGGGGTGAGGAGGAGCCGGACCTGCCTCGGGAGGTGCCCCTGAGCGTGGTGTTCAGCTGGCTGGGCGCCCCGCGGAAGGAGCCCCGCGACGCGGCGTCGCTGCTCGCGGAGCTGGGCCCCTGGCGGCTGCTGGCCGGGGCGGCCACGGAGGAACTGGCCTGGGCGGTGCGCGAGACGGACCGGGCCGGCCTGGAGGGCGCCGTACGGTTCTTCTCGAGCGAGGAGTTCACCACCCGCCACCCGAAGCGCCGCCGGGTCCCGGACACCGCCCGCGACCGCCTGCTCCGGCACGCCCGCAGCCACCGCCCCGGCGACCTCCCGGTCCTGGAACGGCGGCTGCTGCGCACCCCGGAGGACCGGGTCAGACGGTCTTGATCGCCGGGTCGGAGATGCCCGGGGCGCCCGTCTCCACGTGGCCGGCGAAGCGGCGCAGGAAGGTGGCGTCCGCGTCGGAGACGACCTTGACGTCGTACCAGCGGCCCGTGGTGCGCAGGTCCACCGTGTGGGAGACCGTGGCGCCGGGGTTGACCCGGAAGGTCTGGGCCGCACCGCCGTAGGCGTTGGTCACCGTGAGGTTGACCGCGGCCGAACCGGGGTTGGTCAGGGTGAGGGCCAGATTGCCGGTCGAGGCCTCGTGGCGCGCCGTGACCTCGGGGCCGGCCTTCTTCGCCGGGCCCTTCCAGGTGCGCACGAAGCCGTTGGGGCCCCACACCGTGAGGTCGATCTGGTTACCGGTGGAGCTGCTGGTGCTCCAGGTGTCCGAGAGGGTCTTGCCCGCCTCGACCGTGTAGGGCCAGGGGCCGTCCGTACGGTTGCCCGAGGTGCTGTGGAAGTGGGCGCCGAGGCTGGGACCGCTGGCGAAGGTCAGGGTGAACTTGCCCGTGGAGACCGTGGCCTTGCCGTCCACGTACGGGCTGTAGCCCAGGGCGCGGGTCGGCTTGGAGCCTGCCTCCTGCTTGGGCAGGGTGCCCGTGGCCGGCGGGGTCGGGTGGTAGGACGGGTGGCGGTTCTTGTCCGGCGGGATGTACCCGGCCGTGGAGGGCAGGGCGGCGGGCGCGGCGTCGGCCTGGGTGAAGTCGAAGGCCGAGGTCAGGTCGCCGCAGACCGCGCGGCGCCACGGGGAGATGTTGGGCTCCTGCACGCCGAAGCGCTTCTCCATGAAGCGGATCACCGAGGTGTGGTCGAAGGTCTCCGAGCAGACGTAGCCGCCCTTGCTCCACGGGGAGACCACGATCATCGGGACGCGCGGGCCGAGGCCGTACGGGCCGGCCGCGTAGCCGGAGACGCCCCCGGTGTAGAGGTCGCCGGTGACGCTCGCCGTGGACAGGCCCCAGGCGGAGGAGGTGGGCGGGTACGGCGGGACGACGTGGTCGAAGAAGCCGTCGTTCTCGTCGTAGGTGATGAACAGGGCCGTCTTCGCCCACACGGCCGGGTTCGCGGTCAGCGAGTCCAGGACCTGCGAGATGTACCAGGCGCCGAAGTTCGTCGGCCAGTTGGAGTGCTCGCTGAACGCCTCGGGGGCGGCTATCCAGGAGACCTGCGGGAGGGTGCCGTTGACGACGTCCGCGCGCAGCTTGTCGAAGTAGCCGCCGCCCGCCTTGACGTTGGTGCCCGTGCGGGCCTTCTCGTACAGGGCGCTGCCGGGCTGGGCGTTGCGGAAGCTGTTGAAGTACAGCAGCGAGTTGTCGCCGTAGTTGCCGCGGAAGGCGTCGTTGATCCAGCCCCAGGAACCGGCCGCGTTCAGGCCGTCGCCGATGTCCTGGTAGACCTTCCAGGAGACGCCGGCCGACTCCAGGCGCTCGGGGTAGGTCTTCCAGCCGTAGCCGGCCTCCTGGTTGCCCAGGACCGGGCCGCCGCCGGTGCCGTCGTTGCCCGTGTAGCCCGTCCACATGTAGTAGCGGTTCGGGTCGGTGGCGCCGATGAAGGAGCAGTGGTAGGCGTCGCACACGGTGAAGGCGTCGGCGAGGGCGTAGTGGAACGGGATGTCGTTCCGGGTCATGTACGACATGGTCGTGGCCGTCTTGGCCGGGACCCATTTGTCGTACTTGCCGTTGTTGTACGCCTGGTGGCCGCCGGCCCAGTCGTGGTTCAGGCCCTCGAGGAACTGCATCCCGAGGTCCGCGACCTGCGGGTTGAAGGGGAGGATGTCCTTCGTCCCGTTGGACTGGTGGAAGACGGACTTGCCGTTGTCCTGGAGGACGGGCCGCGGGTCGCCGAAGCCCCGGACCCCCTTCATCGCGCCGAAGTAGTGGTCGAAGGACCGGTTCTCCTGCATCAGGACGACGACGTGCTCGATGTCCTGGATCGTGCCGGTGGTGCCCTGCGCCTGGATGGCGGCGGCCCGCGCGATGCTGTCGTTCAGCATCGTCAGGGCGGCGGTACCGCCGGCGATCTGGAGGAACCTGCGGCGATTGAGTTCTGCCATGGCGTGACGACCTCTGCGGGTGAGGGGCGAGTCGAGGGGCGCCCCAAGGACAGCGCCCCCGGAGTACCGGACGGAGATCCTTGTCTGACACCTGGCCGTACAGCCGGAGAACGGAAGGGTCACTGCCGACGGCCCGCGCGTCTGGCGAAGACGGTAAGGGAACCACCCTTCGCGCAACAGCCCCCGGAGTCACTCCACTTCGAGGTCAGGGCCCCGGCCGGGGGTACTCATCCGGCCCGTGCACCGATCTGAGCATCCGTACTCAGGCCCGGGAGATGGCGGCTTGTCATCGTGTGGGCATGCCCTTTCAGCCAAGTGACCCGCAGCCGCGCGCCGGGATAACCGCCGTCGGCAGCCTGCTGCCCGCCGAGGTCCTCTCCTCGGACTCCCTCCAGCGGGAGGTGGCCCGCCGCAGTGGCCTCACGCTGCCGCCGACGCTGCTGAGGCAGGCCACCGGGATCGTCTCCCGCCGCGTCGCGGGCCCGGAGGTGTACGCCTCCACGCTCGCCGTGGGCGCCGCCCGCCGGGCGCTGGACGCCGCCGGGCTGGGCCCGCTCGACATCGACCTGCTGCTCTTCGCCTCCGCCTCCCGCGACATGGTCGAGCCCGCCACCGCGCACATCGTGCAGGCGGAGCTGGGGTCGCGGGCCCACGCCCTGGACGTCACGAACGCCTGCAACAGCTTCGTGAACGGGATCGACCTCGCCCGGTCGATGATCATGGCCGGGCGGGCTCGGCGGGCCCTGGTGGTCACCGGAGAGACCCCGAGCCGGGCGGTGCGCAAGGATCCCGCCGACGCCGCCGGGTTCCGCAGCGGCTTCGCGGGGTACACGTTCGGCGACGCGGGGGCCGCCGTGGTCGTGGAGGCCGTGGAGCGCGGCGGGATCCTCGACGTGGACACCGAGACCCACTCGGAGCACTGGGAGGTCGGGGGCATCCCGGGCGGCGGTTCGCGCCACCCGCGCGGGGACGAGTACACCTACTTCCGCGGCGACGGGCACGAACTGCGCGGCGTCTTCGAGAAGGTGGGCACCGCAGTCATCGACCGGACGCTGCACCGGACGGGGATGGACTGGGACGGCTTCGCCAAGGTGCTGGTGCACCAGGTGACCGTGCCGTACCTGGAGCGGTTCGCTGAGCTGACCGGGGTGCCGGCCGGGAAGCTGGTGGTGACCGTGCCCGAGCTCGGCAACGTCGCGAGCGCGAGCATCGGAGTCCAGCTGGACCGGGTGTTCTCCGAACTGGAGCCGGGGGACAGGGTGTTGTTCGTCGGACTCGGCGGTGGTATCAGCATCATGACGATGGTCTGGGAGAAGTCATGAGCCAGGCGATGTGGGTGGTCGTGCCCGCGCACGAGGAGGAGGCCCGCCTCGCGCAGACCCTGCGGGCCCTGGCCGCGCAGCGGGACCGGGACTTCACCCTGCTGGTCGTCGACAACGCCTCGGCGGACCGGACGGCCGCGATCGCCCGGGAGTTCGCCGCCGGCGCACCCTTCCCGGTCGAGGTGATCGAGGAGCCCGAGAAGGGGGTCGGCTCGGCCGTGGACACCGGATTCCGGTACGCGATCGGCCGGGGCGCGGCCCTGCTCGCCCGCACGGACGCCGACTGCCTGCCCCGGCCCGGCTGGACGCGCGCCGCGCGGGCCGCCCTCGCCGAGCGCCCCGGGCTGGTGTGCGGGCGGATCGTCGCCCGGCGCGACGAGCACGGCCCGCTCGGCCGGGCCGGCTTCGGCCTCCTCGTGGCGCTCGCCGCGCTGTTCGGGCGGCTGCGTCCCGGGCACGCGCGCCGCAAGGGCTTCCGGGCCCCGTACCGCATGCACGCCGGGAACAACATGGCCATCACCGCCGAGCTGTACCTGGCCGTCGGCGGCATGCCCCGGCGCCCCTCGCCGACCGACCGGCTCTTCCTCAACGCCGTACGCCGCCACACCGACCGGATCGCGCACTGCCGGGAGATGGTCGTGGAGAACTCCACGCGGCGCCTGCGGGCCTACGGGATGGCGGGCACCGCCCGCTGGTACCTGGACCAGGGCAGCGGCACGCACGGAACGGATCCCCGCTGATGCTCGACCGTCTCGACCACGCGCTGCGCAGCCGCCCCGAGCGGCCGGCCGTACTCACCGCCACGCGGACCGGCGCTCCCCGGATCCGGGCCACCCGCGGGGAACTCGCCGAGCTGTCCGACGCGTTCGCCGCCGCCCTGCACGCGCGCGGGCTGCGCGCCGGGGACACCGTCGGCGTCGCCGTACGGCCCGGGCCGCGGGCCCTCGCCGTGCTGCTCGCCCTGTGGCGGCTCGGGCTGCGCGGGGCCGTGCTCGACCCGGGCGCGGGGCCGGACGTGCTGCGCGCCCGGCTGTCCCTGGCCCGGCCCTCACTGGTGCTGGCCGACGCGGCCGCACAGGCGGTCGCGGGCTGGGCCCGGCCGCTGGCCCGCCGGGCGCGGCTCGCGCTGCCGGACCTGGCCGAGCTGGGTCCGGTGGCCACCGTCGGGCGCCGGCTGCCGGGCTGCGCGCCCGCGCTGGACCTGAGGGCTCCCCGGGCGGGGGTTCCCGTACACGGGGACCACAACGGGGACGCGGTGATCGTGTTCACCTCGGGGACCACCTCCCGGCCGCGCGCCGTCGTACACACCCGGTCGAGCCTGGCCGCCGGGATGGCCACGGTCTCCTCCCTCTTCGACGCGGCCCCGGACCAACCCGTCCTCGGGGGCACCTTCTTCGTCCTCGTTCCCGCGCTGACGTGCGGCGCCCCCGTCGCGCTCCCGGCCCGCGACCCCCGGGTGCTGGCCCGCCAGCTGCACCGGCTGCGCCCCCAGGACACCTATCTGACCCCGCCCGGGCTGCGGGACGCGCTGGACGCGGGCGCCCGCTTCCACGGCCGGGTCTGGACGGGCTCCGCCCCGGCCGACGCCGCCCTGCTGGAACGGGTGCGGGAGGCGGGCGCGGCGCAGGCGTGGGGGGTGTACGCGCTCACCGAGCTGTTCCCGGCCGCCGCGGTCGAGGCCCGGGAGAAGTCCGCCTTCGAGGGCCCGGGCGACCTGGTCGGCGCCCCGCTGCCGGGCGTCCTGGCCAAGCCCGACGCGGACGGCGAGCTGCTGCTGGCCGGGGCCGCGGCCCGCGACCGCTACCTCGGCGAGGAGCCCGACGCGTGGGTGCGTACGGGCGACCGGGCGCGGCTGGACGGCGCGGGCCGGATCGTCCTGGAGGGCAGGTGCAAGGACATGGTGCTGCGCCGGGCGGAGAACATCTATCCGGGGCTGTACGAGCCCGCCCTGCACGTGCCCGGGGTGGAGCTGGCCGTGCTCGTCGGAGTCCCGGCGGGTGACGGCGACGAACGGCTCGTCGCGGTCGTGCAGCCGGGCCGGGGGGTGCGTGAACCCGCCCTGCGCGCCGGGCTGTCGGGCCCCCTGCGGCGGATGGGATCCGCTCGTCCCGACGCGCTGCTGTTCGCCCGGATCCCGCTGGCGGGGCGCTCGCGCAAACCGGACCGGGCGGCGACCGCCGCCCTCGCGGCCCGTCGCCTCGGCGGGTCGGCGTGAGGGGGCACGCGCGGGCCCGGCGGCGCGACCGCCGGGTCTATCTGCGCAGCCATCCCCTGCTGTTCGGGCTGCTCGCCGCCACGCGCGGGCGGCCCGTGCGCCGGCTCGGCCGGACCCTGCTGGTGCACGACGCGGGCGCCTACCGCGAGGCGCTGACCCGGCTGCCGCTGGACCGTACGGCGGCCGGTACGACGGGCGGGGCCGCGCGGGCCGCGCTGGGCGGCAGCGGCGGGGTGCTGTTCGACCAGGAGGGCAGCGGGCACCGGGCGGACCGGCGCGGGCTGGCCGGGGAGCTGGGCACGGCCTCGGTCGCGCGGCTGCGTTCGGTGTGGCAGCCCTTGCTCGTACGCCGCCTCTCTCCGCTCGCCGAGGGCGGCGAGGTGGACCTCGTCGAGCTGTCGCGGGAGCTGGCCGGGGCGGTGGTCTGTGCGCTGCTGGACTGCGCCGCCGATCCGCGTGCCGTCGCGCGGGCGGCCGCCGAGGCCGCGGCGGCGTCCGTACGCAGTCACCTGCCCGGGCCGCGCCGACCGGGTGCGCAGGCCGCGGCGGCCCGGGCGGCCGACCGGCTCCGGCGGCTGCTGGGGCCCGCCGACGAGGCGCTGTCCGCGATGGTGGCGGTGGCCGCCGTGAACACCACCGTGGCCGCGCTGCCCCGGTCGGTGGCGTGGTGCGCCGACGCCGGACTGTGGGACCAGGCCGCCGACGAGGCGCTGCTGCCGGTGCTGGCCGACGAGCTGCTGCGGGTCACGGCGGCCTCGCCGCTGCTGCCGCGGGTGGCCGCCTCGCAGGGGTCCGTCGGCGGCTGCCCGGTGCGCGGCGGCGACCGGCTGCTGCTGGTCGCCCGGCACGCGGCCGAGGCGCACCGGCGCGACCCGGACGCCCGGGAGCCCGCCGGTCCGGGCCTGGCGCACCTGGTGTTCGGGGCCGGGCCGCACGCGTGTCCGGGGGCCGGGGCGGCCCGCTTCCTGCTGACCGACGTACTGGCCGCGCTGGCTCCGTACCGGCCGGTCGTGACGCGGGCCCGGGTGGACCGGCGGGCCGCGCTGCCCGGCTGGCGCTCGCTGACCGTGCGGGCGGGATCATGAGGGCCGCCCGTATCGCGGTCACGGGTGCCAGCGGCTTCTGCGGCGGGCACGTCGCACGCACGGCTTCGGCGGGCGGTGCCGAGGTGGTGTGCCTGGGCCGCAGGCCCGGCCCGCTGGGGGAGCACCGCTTCTGGGACGCCGCCCAGGGCGATCTGGACCTCACCGGGGTGGACCTGGTGGTGCACTGCGCCGCCGCGGTCGGCGATCCCGCCCCCGGCTCCCGGGCCGAGGCACTGATGCGCGAGGTCAACGTGGGCGGTACGCGGCGCCTGCTGAGGGCGGCGGACGGCCGGCCGGTGGTCTGGGTGAGCAGCGCCAGCGTCTACGACCCGCGCCTCGACCGGCGCCTGGTCACCGAGGAGCATCCGCGCGCGGGCCAGCTGAACGCCTACGGCCGTACCAAGGCGGCCGGCGAGGCCCTCGCCCTGGCCGGCGGTGCGGTGGTGCTGCGGCCGAGGGCGGTCTACGGCCCCGGCGACACCCAGCTGCTGCCCCGGCTGCTCTCCCGGGTCCGGGCCGGGAC is a genomic window containing:
- a CDS encoding phosphocholine-specific phospholipase C, whose protein sequence is MAELNRRRFLQIAGGTAALTMLNDSIARAAAIQAQGTTGTIQDIEHVVVLMQENRSFDHYFGAMKGVRGFGDPRPVLQDNGKSVFHQSNGTKDILPFNPQVADLGMQFLEGLNHDWAGGHQAYNNGKYDKWVPAKTATTMSYMTRNDIPFHYALADAFTVCDAYHCSFIGATDPNRYYMWTGYTGNDGTGGGPVLGNQEAGYGWKTYPERLESAGVSWKVYQDIGDGLNAAGSWGWINDAFRGNYGDNSLLYFNSFRNAQPGSALYEKARTGTNVKAGGGYFDKLRADVVNGTLPQVSWIAAPEAFSEHSNWPTNFGAWYISQVLDSLTANPAVWAKTALFITYDENDGFFDHVVPPYPPTSSAWGLSTASVTGDLYTGGVSGYAAGPYGLGPRVPMIVVSPWSKGGYVCSETFDHTSVIRFMEKRFGVQEPNISPWRRAVCGDLTSAFDFTQADAAPAALPSTAGYIPPDKNRHPSYHPTPPATGTLPKQEAGSKPTRALGYSPYVDGKATVSTGKFTLTFASGPSLGAHFHSTSGNRTDGPWPYTVEAGKTLSDTWSTSSSTGNQIDLTVWGPNGFVRTWKGPAKKAGPEVTARHEASTGNLALTLTNPGSAAVNLTVTNAYGGAAQTFRVNPGATVSHTVDLRTTGRWYDVKVVSDADATFLRRFAGHVETGAPGISDPAIKTV
- a CDS encoding 3-oxoacyl-ACP synthase III family protein, producing the protein MPFQPSDPQPRAGITAVGSLLPAEVLSSDSLQREVARRSGLTLPPTLLRQATGIVSRRVAGPEVYASTLAVGAARRALDAAGLGPLDIDLLLFASASRDMVEPATAHIVQAELGSRAHALDVTNACNSFVNGIDLARSMIMAGRARRALVVTGETPSRAVRKDPADAAGFRSGFAGYTFGDAGAAVVVEAVERGGILDVDTETHSEHWEVGGIPGGGSRHPRGDEYTYFRGDGHELRGVFEKVGTAVIDRTLHRTGMDWDGFAKVLVHQVTVPYLERFAELTGVPAGKLVVTVPELGNVASASIGVQLDRVFSELEPGDRVLFVGLGGGISIMTMVWEKS
- a CDS encoding glycosyltransferase family A protein; this translates as MSQAMWVVVPAHEEEARLAQTLRALAAQRDRDFTLLVVDNASADRTAAIAREFAAGAPFPVEVIEEPEKGVGSAVDTGFRYAIGRGAALLARTDADCLPRPGWTRAARAALAERPGLVCGRIVARRDEHGPLGRAGFGLLVALAALFGRLRPGHARRKGFRAPYRMHAGNNMAITAELYLAVGGMPRRPSPTDRLFLNAVRRHTDRIAHCREMVVENSTRRLRAYGMAGTARWYLDQGSGTHGTDPR
- a CDS encoding class I adenylate-forming enzyme family protein, translated to MLDRLDHALRSRPERPAVLTATRTGAPRIRATRGELAELSDAFAAALHARGLRAGDTVGVAVRPGPRALAVLLALWRLGLRGAVLDPGAGPDVLRARLSLARPSLVLADAAAQAVAGWARPLARRARLALPDLAELGPVATVGRRLPGCAPALDLRAPRAGVPVHGDHNGDAVIVFTSGTTSRPRAVVHTRSSLAAGMATVSSLFDAAPDQPVLGGTFFVLVPALTCGAPVALPARDPRVLARQLHRLRPQDTYLTPPGLRDALDAGARFHGRVWTGSAPADAALLERVREAGAAQAWGVYALTELFPAAAVEAREKSAFEGPGDLVGAPLPGVLAKPDADGELLLAGAAARDRYLGEEPDAWVRTGDRARLDGAGRIVLEGRCKDMVLRRAENIYPGLYEPALHVPGVELAVLVGVPAGDGDERLVAVVQPGRGVREPALRAGLSGPLRRMGSARPDALLFARIPLAGRSRKPDRAATAALAARRLGGSA
- a CDS encoding cytochrome P450; the protein is MRGHARARRRDRRVYLRSHPLLFGLLAATRGRPVRRLGRTLLVHDAGAYREALTRLPLDRTAAGTTGGAARAALGGSGGVLFDQEGSGHRADRRGLAGELGTASVARLRSVWQPLLVRRLSPLAEGGEVDLVELSRELAGAVVCALLDCAADPRAVARAAAEAAAASVRSHLPGPRRPGAQAAAARAADRLRRLLGPADEALSAMVAVAAVNTTVAALPRSVAWCADAGLWDQAADEALLPVLADELLRVTAASPLLPRVAASQGSVGGCPVRGGDRLLLVARHAAEAHRRDPDAREPAGPGLAHLVFGAGPHACPGAGAARFLLTDVLAALAPYRPVVTRARVDRRAALPGWRSLTVRAGS